CAGGACATTCGACTTGGCGCACACGCGAAACGCGATATGAAAGTCCTGCTGGAACGTCGTCAGGAGCCTAACGGCCATTGCCTGCTGTGGGCTCTCCCCTGGGATGGCGCTCCGGCGGAGGCGCTGCTTCTGAGCGCCTTGGATCCCCACTACCTCGAGATCTGTCGGCGTATACGGCTGGGCGTGGACGGCTCAGGAGATCTGAGCGTGGTCAGGACGTCGTCCAAGGCGGCCCGTATAGAGGCCAAGGCCAGCAAGGGCATTACAGGAGACCCCTGGACGCCCATAGACAGAAAGGATGCCAAGTCGTTGACCCTTGCCAATGGCGGCTTTACCTACAAGAGGACCGTAGAGTATCTATTTGGTGATGATTGGGAAATGCCCGAGTTGCTTAGGCCTACAGACGCAGAGGTTCGCTCCCCGGAGACCATGACGCTTGTCGCGAGGGGGATGGTGCGCGGGCAGGGCAAGACCGAAGGCTACTACGAGCGCATGATTCCCGTCAGGAAGAGGTTTCAATCGGCGATGCTGCGTCAGAGTGGGCAGGACGACATCGGGCAAATTGCCACGGTCCGCATTGAATATATAAGTGCAGTCCAGCGGATTCTCAGCCACGCCATCCAGGTGTTTCTGGCAGGAGGTGACAGCGATGCTGTAGGCCCTGAGCATCGCAATCTGGCTCGACCCTGGCTAAATCGCCTGGATGGAATTGTGGATCGCACTTTCTTCGATGACCTCCAGGACGAGTTTGAGGAAGAAGATTCGGAAGAGCGCGATCGCATGCGCAACCGCTGGCTAATGAACCGCCGGGACGGCGTTGTCGATCACGCCCGCAACATTCTGTCCGCGGCCATCGACTCCCTGCCCTGTCCGGCGATTCACCGCTTCAAGGCCCGCGCCAACGCCGAGGCGCTGTTCGAGGGGAGAATACGCGGTAACCGGGGCCTGCCCTTCCTGTTCACTGAGAAAGGAGATGATGATGAAAGCTAATGCACCGGAAGTTGAGTATCCGGCTGGGCTTCCCCAAGAGCCCGAGCGCAGAAGTTGGGGTGACACCGCCTTTGCCTTAGCCGGTGAAGTAGCGGGGCGGAGACTCTCGCCGGGCGATCGCGCTGAACTGCGCCGTATGGACCCCGATTCGCCCGGCCCCGCAGTCTACTGGCGGCTGATGGCAGAACACGATCTGCTGGGCAACCGGGCCCTGGAAAGGAAGTGGGCGCTCATCCTGCACGGCATCGCTCTGATGACGCCTAGGATCGGCGTGGACGGCGTTCCGCAGTCTGCCCACAACGGATCCACCCCCGTCGGTCGGGCGCTCTTTCTGGGCGGTGAAGCGCAGAGGGAAAAGGGTTTCTACAGCGAGTCACGGCTCAACAGGCTGCTGACAGCCCGGGGAGGCATGCTTCGTACCCTGCTGGCCCGCGCGTTTCGCACCCTTGCGTCCGCCGGTGTGTCCTTCAACTGGCGGGAGATGGCGCAGTTCATACTCAGCGAGGGCTATGACGAAGAGGCGGCAGAGCGGGCGCGCCGACGCATTGCCAGCGAGTATTACCGGGCGGAACGCCGCAGTGCCCCAGTTTCGGAAAACTGAACCGAATACATCGTGGATAGGAAAGGAGAACGGAATTAGTAGATTGAACTCACACCGTGCGGATATGCGAAAGCCCATGCATACTCGCGCCTGAAGCGGCTCCTCGCTATGTCATCCCTGCGGCTTCGCTCAGGATAAACTCCGCGGCGAAGAATCTAGGGTCAGGACCCCTCTTGAATCCGTGTTTTCGACGAAGTCGACGCTGTGCTCAGCATGACACGAAGTGAAGCCCCACGAAGCTATCACGTAGAGGTCGTATGATTTCAAAGGAGATTTCACATGACAACACCAAGGTTCCTACAGATACACGCCCTGCACTCCTACCCGGCGGCGCTGCTGAACCGCGACGATAGCGGTCTGGCCAAGCGCATGCCCTTTGGCGGCGCGGTGCGTACCCGCATTTCATCCCAGTGCCTCAAGCGTCACTGGCGGGTGGCTGAAGATGAGTACGCCATCCACAATATTCCCGACGCCGCAGCGGCTATCCGCTCGCGAAACATCGTTGAGCAGAAAGTCATGCAGCCGATACGGGAGGCTGGCGGGATAGCCGAGGACGTGCTGGATGCTGTGAATAGCGCTTTCAACGTCCATGTTTACGGATCCGGCGGCACATCGGAATCAGGCCGCCAGCCCCTGCTGCTGGGCTTCCCGGAAGTGGGATATCTGCAAGAAAAAGCCGCCGAGATTTGCGCCGCGCACGCGGACGACGCCGCCGGAGCCAAGGCGTCAGCGGACGCGCTCTTCGGGAAACGGCAGGGAGAGAGCGCGAACTTCCGTGCTTTTCGCGAGTCGGCCCGACTGCCCGGCGGGCTGGAGGGCGCGCTGTTCGGGCGCATGGTCACGTCCGACCCTGCCGCCAACATCGACGCCGCCGTTCACGTGGCCCACGCCTTCACCGTTCACCCGGAGGAGAGCGAGAGCGATTACTTCTCCGTGGTGGACGACCTGCAAACGGAGGACGAGGACCCCGGGGCCGCTCACATCGGGGACATGGAGCTTACGGCCGGGCTGTTCTACGGCTACGTGGTGGTTGACGTGCCGGGGCTGATCTCCAACCTGGAGGGTTGCAAGGCGGAGGACTGGGAGAGCGCCGACAGGTCGCTGGCCGCTCGGGTGGTCGAGCATCTTGCGCACCTGATCGCCACGGTCTCGCCCGGCGCGAAACGGGGGTCCACCGCGCCGTACGCGTATGCGGACCTGATGCTGATCGAGGCCGGAAAGCGCCAGCCCCGCAGCTTGGCCAACGCCTTTAGAAAACCGGCCAAGGCGCAGGTAGAGGACGCCACCGAAAGGCTATCCTGCCATCTGGAGAAGCTGGACAATGCCTATGGTGCCGCAGAGACCCGCGGGGTGATGTGCCTAGAAGATTGCGAAATCCCTGGCACGCCGCGCCTTAACCTGGACGCTCTGGCTTCCTGGGCGGCGGAGACGGTTCGCAACGGAGAGGCGTAGGCCATGCGCCACCTCATACTGCGGCTGGAAGCGCCGCTCATGGCCTTCGGCGGCGAGACCATCGACAACTACGGCGTCATACGTCGATTCCCGGCGGCGTCCATGCTCACCGGGCTGCTGGCCAACGCTCTGGGCTGGCGCCGCACCGAGGCGAAACGGCATCAGCGCTTGCAAGACCGACTGGTCTTCGCCGCCCGCATCGACCGGGAACCGGCGGGCGGGGTGCGCTTGACGGACTTCCAAACTGCTCAACTTGGAGCCTCTGACATGGGATGGACCACACGAGGGCTGCCTGAAGGTCGCGCAGGAGGGGCCAATACCTACAATGCTCCCCACCTGCGCTACCGCGACTACTTTGCGGATATGCGCGTTACCGTGGCCCTCAGGCTTGAGCCGGTGGACGAGTCGCTGACGTTGGCCAACGTAGCAGAAGCGCTCCAGGAGCCGGCGCGGCCGCTCTTCATCGGGCGCAAGCCGTGCCTGCCGTCGCGGCCGCTGTTCGTCGCTTACGCGGACGGAAAAACGGCGCTGGCCGCGTTGCTGGCATCGCAACCGGAAGAGGACAGTGACAATTCCAACACCCTCGCAGCCATGTGGCCAGCCTACGAGGCAGTGGGCGAGGACGATAGGGTGAAGACCGCCCGCCGCTACATGCTCACCGACCAGCGCAACTGGGTATCGGGGCTGCACGGCGGCGGTCGCTGGGTATGCGAGGGCGCCGTCTGCAACGCGCGAGCCGGCGCCGTCGGGGAATCCCCGGCATCCACGGCAAGGGAGCAGACATGACCACAACCACCGGAGCAACTTCCGCAACGGGAGTCCTACAGATGGTGCGCGCCCAGATTGACGCGCGAGAGTTTCGTCGCTGGATGGGCAGCAAGCGCCTCCAGGACCCGGATCACGCCATGCACTGCCTGCTGAGCGAGTGCTTTGGGGAACTGGCGCCCAAGCCCTTCCGCCTGATACTGCCGCGGGATTGTCCCACCGGCGTCCTCTACGGCTACGGCCGCAGCGACGCGGACACGCTGCGGGAGATGGCCAACGTCTACGCCGACCCCTTGCAGAGCCGCGTCATTCCGGTAGACGAAATGGACAGCAAGGCAATGCCGTCGGCGTGGCGGGTCGGACAAAGGCTCGGCTTCGAGGTTCGCGTCCGGCCCGTGGTGCGGAAGCCCAGAGAGGACTCTGAACGTCGTCACAGAGAGATGGATGCTTTTCAAGCCGAGGCTGAACGGCATCCCAAAGGCAAGATGCCCCGCAGCCGGGAGCAGGTCTACGCGGATTGGTTGGCGGACAAATTCGCCATACTTTTGTCGGAAGAGTCGGGTGGAAGGCTGCGTCAAGGTCGAAGGCTCGGTGCGAGCCTAGACTTGACCCAGACCACGCTGGTCTCCTTCCAGCGCACGCGGGCCTACCGCAAGGCCGGGGCCGCCCCATACTCCGAGGGGCCGGACGCCGTCATGCGGGGTGTGCTCACCATAACCGACTCGGAGGCGTTCGCCGCGCTGCTCGCCAAGGGCATCGGTCGCCATCGGGCCTACGGATTTGGCATGCTCCTGCTGCGTCCGGTTTGAAGCGCCGTCCGCAGGGCGCGCACTGGCGATTCGCCGCCGCAGCACCTTAACAAGCAAATACGCAAGCAGCGAGGCAAGAAATGCTGAGAGGCAGACTAGGACTTGAAACCGCGCGGATCCCACATGCGGACCGCCACGGTCTGTTGTGGCTGTCCCGCGGCGCGCTTACGGTGCGGGACGGCACGTTGCGCTTTCGCCGCGAGATCCCGCCCACCGCCGATAGCTCGCTGGACGCCGGGGAATACGGCATACCCTTTCAAACCCTTTCCATGATCCTACTGGGGCCGGGCTCCACGGTTAGCCATGACGCCTTGCGCCTCATGGCGCGCCACGGGACGGCCCTGGTGGCAGTGGGCGAGGACGGCGTCCGGTGTTACACCGCGCCGCCGCTCATGCCCGATACATCCGAGGTGGCCCGCCGCCAGATGCGCGCCTGGGGCGACCCCACCGGCAGCCGCATAACCATAGCGCGCAAGATGTATGCCCTCCGCCTTGGCGAAGTGCTGCCCCATCAGAACCTTGATGTCCTCAGGGGCATCGAAGGCGCCCGCATGAAGCAATCCTACCGAAATCTGGCCCAGCGATACGGCGTGCCGTGGCACGGTCGGCGCTACGACCGGAGCAATCCGCTCTCTGCCGATATACCAAACCAGGCGATCAATCACGCCTCGGTTGCCGTGACATCGGCGGCTGCTATCGCCGTGATCTCGGTGGGCGCGATTCCGCAGTTGGGCTTCATACACGAGCACAGCGGCGATGCCTTTGTCCTGGACATCGCCGATCTCTTCCGGGACACAATCCTGCTTCCCGCCGCGCTCAAGTCCGCCAAGGCGGTAATGCAAGACCCCGCGCTGAACATCGAGAGGCATACCCGCCGTACCACGGGGGAGATGCTGAGGACCGAGAACGTTATTCCCAAGATGATAGACCGCATTAAGGTCCTCTTCGAAGGCGTAGCACCCATCGAGGCGAAGGCCGAAGCGCCTGGGCAAGGACACCTGGAAGCGTAATACTCCAAGGAACTGTGCATGATCGTAATCGTCACGACAAACGTGGAGGCGCGCTACCGGGGTTTCCTGGCGTCGGCGATGTTGGAAATAGCTCCTGGTGTATATACGTCGCCCAACATGACGAGAGGCATAAGAGAGAGGATTTGGGATGTGCTAAGCCGTTGGTACGAGGAGCTTGGGCAGGGCGCAATCGTGATGACCTGGCGAGACCCGTCCGGTGTGGGCAATCAGCAGATCAGGACCCTGGGCGAGGCGCCCAAGGAGATTGTGGATGCGGATGGCGTCTTCCTGGTGAAATACAGCTAGGCAGCAGTCGATATCGTTGGCGCAGCATTGAGCACGCTGTTCTCTCTGCGATATGAATATGCAAAACCAAGGCTATGAGAGAAGGCGCAGTGATAGGCAATGCAAGGGTTCCCCCGTGCACGCGGGGATAGACCGGTGTATCGCGGGGGCTGCTATCGCGTGAACTGGGTTCCCCCGTGCACGCGGGGATAGACCCAAGCCTTGTACACCGCGCCAAGTATCGGAATAGGTTCCCCCGTGCACGCGGGGATAGACCGGTGAGCGCGGCGGCGAAGCGGGCGGGAGTGACGGTTCCCCCGTGCACGCGGGGATAGACCGCGCGTATTACCCTTTTCGTCTCGCTCGACTGAGGTTCCCCCGTGCACGCGGGGATAGACCCGGGATATCTCCGTCATTTCCTGCACGCGATTCAGGTTCCCCCGTGCACGCGGGGATAGACCCTGGTTGTGCCTAATATGACCAGAACGGCACGAGGTTCCCCCGTGCACGCGGGGATAGACCCGGTGCCGCGAGCTGCACGATCCGGCGCGGCTTGGTTCCCCCGTGCACGCGGGGATAGACCCTGCTGCCGAGACCTCGCGCACGTATAGCTGCGGGTTCCCCCGTGCACGCGGGGATAGACCGCACGGGCGCGGCCAGTATGAGGTGGATACGCCGGTTCCCCCGTGCACGCGGGGATAGACCGGAGACCAGAGTAATGGCACAGCAAGCGACCGAGGTTCCCCCGTGCACGCGGGGATAGACCGTATTACGGGGGAGTGATATCGGACGAACGAATGGTTCCCCCGTGCACGCGGGGATAGACCGTTGGGCAGAGGACGGTACGAGGTGGATACGCCGGTTCCCCCGTGCACGCGGGGATAGACCCTCTTCGCGTGTTTCTGCCATTGTGATGCGCTCGGTTCCCCCGTGCACGCGGGGATAGACCCCAGTTGTGTAGCTGGAGCTCGCCGTCCTCGTCGGTTCCCCCGTGCACGCGGGGATAGACCACCCGTCGCCGACGTCCTACCCGATAGCATCAGGGTTCCCCCGTGCACGCGGGGATAGACCCAATGTCTTTTGCAGAGTACGACCGAGACAAGGGGTTCCCCCGTGCACGCGGGGATAGACCGTGCGGCTCAAGGGATGCGACCGACGCACACCAGGTTCCCCCGTGCACGCGGGGATAGACCTCTTGTGGAGCTCCTGGTAGCAGATGGCGCAAAGGTTCCCCCGTGCACGCGGGGATAGACCTGCTGTCGGGTAGCAGGTCGGAGACGGGTTTGAGGTTCCCCCGTGCACGCGGGGATAGACCGCGCATGTTGATGGCAGAAGCGGCGGAGAAGCGGGTTCCCCCGTGCACGCGGGGATAGACCCGGCATGGTGCTAGGCATGGTGCAACGTGCCGCGGTTCCCCCGTGCACGCGGGGATAGACCCGTGAACTACAGAAAGGACGGGACAAAAGACATGGTTCCCCCGTGCACGCGGGGATAGACCTATGCTTGAGGATGCCGGCTCCTATGTGTTGATGGTTCCCCCGTGCACGCGGGGATAGACCCCGTACAAGCGGCAATGCAGGAAGCGGAGCGCAGGTTCCCCCGTGCACGCGGGGATAGACCCCTATCCGCGTGTTCATCGGACAGAAGCAGCCGGGTTCCCCCGTGCACGCGGGGATAGACCTTACCGTGTCAACTCCAACTGAGCAATCGGACGGGTTCCCCCGTGCACGCGGGGATAGACCTTCTTGAGGGTCTCCGTTTCACCAATCGCCCGCGGTTCCCCCGTGCACGCGGGGATAGACCCGCGTTCTTTCGCCGCGAGAGATGCTACCGAACGGTTCCCCCGTGCACGCGGGGATAGACCGTTCTGCCTACAGCGGAAGCCCTCGTCGAGCGCGGTTCCCCCGTGCACGCGGGGATAGACCTGCCCGCGTATCTTGACCAGCACTCGACGCACAGGTTCCCCCGTGCACGCGGGGATAGACCTCGTGGATTCTCTGGGGCGGCACGATGGAGCAGGGTTCCCCCGTGCACGCGGGGATAGACCGTTCAGGTGTGCCACCTACCGCATCAAACGCATGGTTCCCCCGTGCACGCGGGGATAGACCTGGTCGGCGCTCAGGCGTTCCCGCTTCATGCGGGGTTCCCCCGTGCACGCGGGGATAGACCGTAAGTGGAGAAGAACTGGCGCTCCATGTTCTGGGTTCCCCCGTGCACGCGGGGATAGACCCTGTATGCGTCGGAGACGTTCTACTGGTGCCAAGGTTCCCCCGTGCACGCGGGGATAGACCTAGCACGCTCGGCAGCAGGCAAGCGGCAAGGGTGGTTCCCCCGTGCACGCGGGGATAGACCTTGGCTACCGACCATAGTTGACGATCTGTTTGTGGTTCCCCCGTGCTCGCCATGAAAGACGGCACTACACTTACGCATGACGCATCTGCGCAGTTATGCAGATACGACGTTATGTGGTTGCGTTGATGCGTAATTGTGATACAGTTCTCTCACCAGACGATTGACACGCGCAGGGCTATGAAGGAAGATGGCGATCTGCTGCGCGGCATCGTTGAGGCTGATGAGACCTATTTGGGTGGCAAGACACGCGGTGACGACCGTGTCATGGGACGCAGTCGCAAGCGCAAGGTAGGTATTGGGTGCCGTGGAGCGCGGCGGTATGGTCAAGGCTTCACTCTCGCCTCGCATCACCGCCAGGTTCATCAACATGTTCCTACGCAAGAATATCGACCCACGGTCAATTCTCATGACCGACCAATGGCCCGGCTACAATGAGGTGCACGACTGGATGCAGCATCTCAGCGTCAGCCACAACAAGACCTACGTGGACGGCATCATCCACACGAACACCATTGAGGGTTTCTGGTCACTGGTCAAGCGTGCCATCACCGGCCAGCTTCACCACTACACCATTGAGCACACGCCGGCATACATCAACGAAGCGACGTACAAAGACAAATCTTGTGGCGCCTTACCCACCAGACTATGGCAATAACTGCCACAATCACCAGGACTAGAATAAGCTCTGTCCAACTACCGAAATTCATGGTCACTGACCCATCTTCTGCAGGATATTCGCCTTGAGGGTCTCATATTCTGCCTCTGAGATGAGTTCTTGCTCGAACATGGACTTGGCTTTGGCTAGCCTCTCTACGGGGTCTTCTGCCAGGCCTTTCGCAGGAGTGCCATCAGTAGGCATCATAATCTGTGTACCTCCTGCTCGTGCGCGCTCCTCTTCCATTTCACGTACGCGCCGCACCCCTCCTGCTGCCTCGGAATGGCTGTGGGAGGTACTCCTTGCCGCTGACCTTGTATTGATTCCTGTGCGACCCTCCCCTGACGACCTGCGGTCTGTAGGTGCCACGCTAGCCGCCGTCAACGAAGCCACCAAGCCGTTTGCCTTTGTGCTGTCCCAAACGCCCCGTGCCCGGATCACTGAAGAGGCGGTCCGCGTGCTAGCCCAGCATGGCCGGCTAGCACCAGTGAACATCGCTCAGCGTGTTGCCTATGCCGAAACAGCAGCCACGGGGCAGGGCGTTACAGAAACCAAAGACACAAAAGCGGGTACAGAGATTGTCGCCGTATGGGACTACGTGAAGGGAATGCTCAATGCCTAAAAAACCTGTTGACCTCGATGGGCTGTTGGACACCGAAACCCGACCGACCGATACCGGGATACCACAACGCGGCGCCGAGCCGACCGCTTCAGACAAGCCATCAGCAGCAAAGAAACGAAAAGGCGAGAAGCGACTCACACTCG
Above is a window of Chloroflexota bacterium DNA encoding:
- a CDS encoding type I-E CRISPR-associated protein Cse1/CasA; the encoded protein is MYNILTESLIRVVKSNGAREKASLPAVYAALMTDQVEAFPALRPHQRHAWHAFLVQLGAMAVHRADLNQPPEQADEWLRIIKALTRDELAKVAYPDDDPRRLDEPWQLVVDDITKPAFMQPPARSEERSSDYKSAVATPDELDMLVTSKNHDLKSAVAVQSATDDWMFALITLQTMEGFSGAGNYGISRMNGGMSSRPAFSITQDIRLGAHAKRDMKVLLERRQEPNGHCLLWALPWDGAPAEALLLSALDPHYLEICRRIRLGVDGSGDLSVVRTSSKAARIEAKASKGITGDPWTPIDRKDAKSLTLANGGFTYKRTVEYLFGDDWEMPELLRPTDAEVRSPETMTLVARGMVRGQGKTEGYYERMIPVRKRFQSAMLRQSGQDDIGQIATVRIEYISAVQRILSHAIQVFLAGGDSDAVGPEHRNLARPWLNRLDGIVDRTFFDDLQDEFEEEDSEERDRMRNRWLMNRRDGVVDHARNILSAAIDSLPCPAIHRFKARANAEALFEGRIRGNRGLPFLFTEKGDDDES
- the casB gene encoding type I-E CRISPR-associated protein Cse2/CasB, with the translated sequence MKANAPEVEYPAGLPQEPERRSWGDTAFALAGEVAGRRLSPGDRAELRRMDPDSPGPAVYWRLMAEHDLLGNRALERKWALILHGIALMTPRIGVDGVPQSAHNGSTPVGRALFLGGEAQREKGFYSESRLNRLLTARGGMLRTLLARAFRTLASAGVSFNWREMAQFILSEGYDEEAAERARRRIASEYYRAERRSAPVSEN
- the cas7e gene encoding type I-E CRISPR-associated protein Cas7/Cse4/CasC, translating into MTTPRFLQIHALHSYPAALLNRDDSGLAKRMPFGGAVRTRISSQCLKRHWRVAEDEYAIHNIPDAAAAIRSRNIVEQKVMQPIREAGGIAEDVLDAVNSAFNVHVYGSGGTSESGRQPLLLGFPEVGYLQEKAAEICAAHADDAAGAKASADALFGKRQGESANFRAFRESARLPGGLEGALFGRMVTSDPAANIDAAVHVAHAFTVHPEESESDYFSVVDDLQTEDEDPGAAHIGDMELTAGLFYGYVVVDVPGLISNLEGCKAEDWESADRSLAARVVEHLAHLIATVSPGAKRGSTAPYAYADLMLIEAGKRQPRSLANAFRKPAKAQVEDATERLSCHLEKLDNAYGAAETRGVMCLEDCEIPGTPRLNLDALASWAAETVRNGEA
- the cas5e gene encoding type I-E CRISPR-associated protein Cas5/CasD — encoded protein: MRHLILRLEAPLMAFGGETIDNYGVIRRFPAASMLTGLLANALGWRRTEAKRHQRLQDRLVFAARIDREPAGGVRLTDFQTAQLGASDMGWTTRGLPEGRAGGANTYNAPHLRYRDYFADMRVTVALRLEPVDESLTLANVAEALQEPARPLFIGRKPCLPSRPLFVAYADGKTALAALLASQPEEDSDNSNTLAAMWPAYEAVGEDDRVKTARRYMLTDQRNWVSGLHGGGRWVCEGAVCNARAGAVGESPASTAREQT
- the cas6e gene encoding type I-E CRISPR-associated protein Cas6/Cse3/CasE encodes the protein MTTTTGATSATGVLQMVRAQIDAREFRRWMGSKRLQDPDHAMHCLLSECFGELAPKPFRLILPRDCPTGVLYGYGRSDADTLREMANVYADPLQSRVIPVDEMDSKAMPSAWRVGQRLGFEVRVRPVVRKPREDSERRHREMDAFQAEAERHPKGKMPRSREQVYADWLADKFAILLSEESGGRLRQGRRLGASLDLTQTTLVSFQRTRAYRKAGAAPYSEGPDAVMRGVLTITDSEAFAALLAKGIGRHRAYGFGMLLLRPV
- the cas1e gene encoding type I-E CRISPR-associated endonuclease Cas1e — protein: MLRGRLGLETARIPHADRHGLLWLSRGALTVRDGTLRFRREIPPTADSSLDAGEYGIPFQTLSMILLGPGSTVSHDALRLMARHGTALVAVGEDGVRCYTAPPLMPDTSEVARRQMRAWGDPTGSRITIARKMYALRLGEVLPHQNLDVLRGIEGARMKQSYRNLAQRYGVPWHGRRYDRSNPLSADIPNQAINHASVAVTSAAAIAVISVGAIPQLGFIHEHSGDAFVLDIADLFRDTILLPAALKSAKAVMQDPALNIERHTRRTTGEMLRTENVIPKMIDRIKVLFEGVAPIEAKAEAPGQGHLEA
- the cas2e gene encoding type I-E CRISPR-associated endoribonuclease Cas2e, which translates into the protein MCMIVIVTTNVEARYRGFLASAMLEIAPGVYTSPNMTRGIRERIWDVLSRWYEELGQGAIVMTWRDPSGVGNQQIRTLGEAPKEIVDADGVFLVKYS
- a CDS encoding IS1595 family transposase, with protein sequence MERGGMVKASLSPRITARFINMFLRKNIDPRSILMTDQWPGYNEVHDWMQHLSVSHNKTYVDGIIHTNTIEGFWSLVKRAITGQLHHYTIEHTPAYINEATYKDKSCGALPTRLWQ
- a CDS encoding SHOCT domain-containing protein, with translation MMPTDGTPAKGLAEDPVERLAKAKSMFEQELISEAEYETLKANILQKMGQ
- a CDS encoding CopG family transcriptional regulator, translated to MPKKPVDLDGLLDTETRPTDTGIPQRGAEPTASDKPSAAKKRKGEKRLTLALDSATYRQLRMYAAETDQTHQAILETALAEYLNRATT